Below is a genomic region from Kribbella qitaiheensis.
TGGGCTCAAGTCACCGGCCTCTTCCTACATCGATCTCGCCCGAGTCATCTCCGACGCCGAGATCACGCTTCAGAGAGACTCGGACACCCTGGGCGGTGCACGACCGGATGACGTACTGGCGTTCGTGGTGCTGGCTGCGACGACTCCGTTGCTCGACACCACCGGCGTGGCGGCGGTAGGCCGCCTGTGTCAACGCGCCCGAGTGATCTGGCTGGTTCAGGACCAGCGGGCCGAAACCATGCTGGGGAAGTTGCGCGATAGCGGAGTGATCTTGCTGCGGGACCATCCCGAGATCGTCACTGAGCTCGTCCGGGTCCTTTTCGCAGCGCAGGACGAGCCAAGGATGGTGGAGCCGTCAGCAGGTCGGCCAGAGATTCCGAACAGCAGTGAACAGGTCGTCGGCGCCGAGCCGGCTGCCGATCGAAGTACGGGGGACGAACAATGAGTTTGATGGATCGGCTGGCCGTGCTGGGCGGTGCCAATCTCGGGGTCCTGAAGAAGGTTCCGCTGGCCCAGCAGCGCTTCGTGGGGATGGGGCTGGTCTTCCTCAGTACCGCGTCACTCGCGGGACTGTCGATGTGGTTCGCCCTGTCCTCGGGGGTGAAGGTGCCTAAGCTGGCGGCCGTCCCGATTGCGCTGTTCTGGGCCGCGGTCGTGCTGGGGCTCGACCGCTTCTTGACCATGCAGATGGCATCAGCGTCCACGCTTTGGGCCAAGCTCTGGATGGCGGTCCCGCGACTGGTGATCGCCGCGGTGATCGGCGTCGTCGTGTCCCAGCCGCTGGTGTTGCGGATCTTCAGCGACGACATCTCGGCCAGCGTCCAGCGGCAGATCACCGCCACGTCCGGGACGAACAAGGCCACGCTGGCGGGCACGACCGAGCAGAAGACCGTCGTGGCGCTGACGGCCGAGATCGCGGCTCTGGAGAAGCAAGCGCGCGGCGAGGTTCCCGTGCAGCCGACGGCCGCTGTGGCGCGAGCCCGGTCTCGGGTCGCCGACCTCACTCAGCGCCGGGACACTCAGCAGGTCATCGCCGGCGAGGCGGCCAAACTGTTCATCTGTGAGCTCTACGGCGGGAACCGGGCGACTCTCAAGGATCCCAGCAAGTGCAGCCCCAAGCCTGGACGCAACGGTCCGTATCAGCAGATCGCTGCGGACAACAAAGCCCAGAACGATCTATTGGCACGGCTCAACGCCGACCTGGCCGCAGCGCAGAGGTCCCTAACTGTCGCGGAGACGAACGCCACTACCACCGATCGAAAGGCGATCGACGCGATCATTGCGAGCGCCAACAGCGCACTGCCCGGCAAACGGGCCGATCTGAAGGTCGCCGAGGCGGCACTTGCTCTGCGAACCAAAGAGCTGATCGAGAGCGGTGCCAGGGAGACCGGATTGCTGGCACAGTTGCGAGGTCTGCATACGCTCGGGCAAGAGAACTCGACGATGCGGTACGCGCACTACGCAGTCGCGCTGCTGTTCATCATGATCGAGTTGCTGCCAGTGATCGCGAAGCTCATCAGCAGCGCGGGACCGCTCAGCGCCTATGACCAGATCGTCCGGCTGATCGACGAAGAGGCGACGGACAAGGCCCAGATCCGGCGGCTCCAGCAACGCGCCATCGAACAGGGTAAGTCCGACAACGTCCAACTGGCCGAGCAGGACATGCGTGAGCACGAGTTGGAGGTGGCCAAGGCCAGCAATGTCCAGGTCGCGCGACAGATGCAGAACGTCATGAACGCCGCACTGAAGGCTTGGGGCGACGAGGTGGCGGGGCGGATCCGTACCTTCGGGCGGTCCAGCGCGGCCAATGGTGCCGCATCGGTCAATGGTGCGGGTTCGACGAACGGCGTCGGCTCGCCTACCGCCACGGCGGCAGGTTCCCCGCGCACCAGTAGCTGGTTCGGGCAGAAAGGTGTCCCAGGCCATGGCTCACCCAAGCCTGGCATGACCCACGGTGGTGGCGCGGGGTTTATCAAGCTCGGCTACGAGGTCCCTGACCGTGACCTGCTCTAGCCGCGGCCCTGGAGTCAACAGCCAAGGAGCCCAGTGATGCAGGCAGTCTTCTCGCTCTACGCCGCCGTCGTCCGGATGATCTTCCGTGTCTCGATGTCGCTGGGCCGGTCCCTGTCGACCGGGCTGATGAGCTCGTCGCTACGCCGGCGCCACGCGATGCCTGCTGTCGGTCAGCTCGACTACCGAGGGCTCCACCAGGGACGCCGCCCGCCGCCGCAGCTACTCGGGCAGGGATTTCCGATCGGCCGGTTCGTGTCCGCCGACCTACGGATCCGTGGATCGGTGGCGATTCCCGAGGAACAGATGCGGCTCAACGCCTGTGTAATCGGACCTCCGGGTGCGGGCAAGACCCGATCGGTCGTCGTTCCGTGGATCGTCGCCGCCGCAAGGTTGGGGTACAGCGTGGTCACGATCGACGTCAAGGGGGATCTGCTGGATCTGGTCCGCACCGAGGTGGCCCGGCAGGGCGCTTCGCTCGGGGTCCGGGCGAGGAGTCTGGACTACACCCGCCCGCAGCGTTCGCTCCGCTGGAACTGGCTGGAGACGATCGACTCCGACCGGGCGGTGGACAATGCCGTGCAGTCCATCATCGGTCGCCATCCGCCGCAGCACGGCGACCCGTACTTCTTCTTGCTTGACAGTCAGATCATGCGTGGCCTGCTGGAGTTGGTGATGGCCTCGTCGCGCAAACAAACGGTGACCGCCCAAAGCCTGATGAGCCTGCTGAGGGACCAGGCTGCGCTGGATCGGGCGCTCCGCAAGTACCCGCAGAGTCCAGCGGGCGCGCGCTTGCAGGACCTGACGTTGCTTTCGCAGGACGATTACTCGAAGCGGGTGACAGGTGTGCTGGTCCGTCTCGACGCCCTGGCGCGACAGACAGTTCAGGACGTCACGACGAATTCCAACTTCGCCACGGCGGACGTACTGCGTGAGCAGCAGATAGTCTCCGTCGTCGCGCCGCTGGCCGACGGGCAAATGGCTCAGACCCTGTCGAGCCTGTTCGTGAACGACCTCCTCTTCCGGGTCTACGACCGCTTCACCGGCTTCCACGGGCCTCGAGTGTTGCTCGTCCTTGACGAGGCGGCACAGTTGGCAGACCGCATCGACTACCGCAACCTGCTCAGCGTCGCTCGCTCCGCGGGGATGGCCGTGGTCTTGGCGTTGCAGGACGTTGCGCAGTTCGCCGACCCGAACGACCGCTCCGTTGCGCTAGGCAACTGCGGCACCTATGTGAGCTTCTCCGGAGTGTCACAGGAATCGGCGAAGTTCCTGTCGGAACGACTCGGTCAGCACGTGGTGCCGTCGACCTCGGTCGGTCAGGCGCCGACCGGCTACGGCTACCAGACGACGACCTCCACGACGACGGTCACAGTACCGGTCCTCGGACAGCGTGAGTTGATGACCATTCCGGTCGGGCGCCGACCAGCCACGGTTCACGTCAAGCCGTTGCTCGACTCGCCCTTCCTCGTAGAGTTGGAGTGACCAGCGATGCCACGAGACGATCCAAGGACCGGCGGCGATCGAGGGCGGGAGAACGCACGAGAGCGGCGTGAACGAGATCAACGGGACCGAGACAGGGCAAAAGCCCTTCGTGCGGACGAGCGCAAGTACGGTGGGCACGCCTTCAGCCGGCACGTCGATGTCGGTCCGGCAGACACCGCGCGGCGCGCTCAGGAATCACTGAGGTCCGCGGACGGCCGGGGCGACCATCGGCGCTCGGATTCCACCCGCTGGATCGATGACGTGTCGCTGGCACGAGCTGTCGACGGGGTCGAGCGGACCGAGGCATACCGGCTGCAGCGAGCGGCCAAGGAGGCCGAGTTGCGGCGTGGAGCCCCTCCGGAGGCCGTCCGTCTCAAGGTCCGGGCTCCGATCCAAGACGCGTTCGATGGAGAGTGGCGTCAGAAGGTCGCCGGTCACGCACCGGACACTGCAGGGGTGCGGCCGACCCGATTCACCACACAGACCGAGGTAGTGGCGATCTGGCAGGCCAGGCCAGGCGGCGGCTGGAGGCTGCACACATGCTATCCCGATCCGATGACAGGAGTTGGAGGATGATCAGCGAAGGATTGCAGGACTTCCTGACCTCGTACTGCGGGGCAGACGAGGACATGGCTGAAACCCGTCGCATCATGCAGGGGGAGGCCGGCGCATACTTCGCGCCCTGGCTCAAGCCAGAGCTGGACGCCGCGATCGCTGACCAATCGGTGTCCCCCGAGCAGGCGCGGTACCTGATGTCTCGTCGCTTCGGCAACGCCGAGGAGGTCGCCGAATGGCTTGCCGGATTAAGGCGTGAATGGTTCGGCTGATCGTGATGTTCGAGCCTCCGCTCATCGCGTACGGGCCCGGCAGAATCGCTCTGCCGGACCCTACGTGACGGAGGTGGTTGTCAGTCGACGGTGACGAGGTCCTTTTCCGGGGTGGTGGGGACTCGGAGGGTTTCGCCTTCGATGTCGACCTTGGGGGT
It encodes:
- a CDS encoding DUF4407 domain-containing protein; the encoded protein is MDRLAVLGGANLGVLKKVPLAQQRFVGMGLVFLSTASLAGLSMWFALSSGVKVPKLAAVPIALFWAAVVLGLDRFLTMQMASASTLWAKLWMAVPRLVIAAVIGVVVSQPLVLRIFSDDISASVQRQITATSGTNKATLAGTTEQKTVVALTAEIAALEKQARGEVPVQPTAAVARARSRVADLTQRRDTQQVIAGEAAKLFICELYGGNRATLKDPSKCSPKPGRNGPYQQIAADNKAQNDLLARLNADLAAAQRSLTVAETNATTTDRKAIDAIIASANSALPGKRADLKVAEAALALRTKELIESGARETGLLAQLRGLHTLGQENSTMRYAHYAVALLFIMIELLPVIAKLISSAGPLSAYDQIVRLIDEEATDKAQIRRLQQRAIEQGKSDNVQLAEQDMREHELEVAKASNVQVARQMQNVMNAALKAWGDEVAGRIRTFGRSSAANGAASVNGAGSTNGVGSPTATAAGSPRTSSWFGQKGVPGHGSPKPGMTHGGGAGFIKLGYEVPDRDLL
- a CDS encoding type IV secretory system conjugative DNA transfer family protein, whose product is MQAVFSLYAAVVRMIFRVSMSLGRSLSTGLMSSSLRRRHAMPAVGQLDYRGLHQGRRPPPQLLGQGFPIGRFVSADLRIRGSVAIPEEQMRLNACVIGPPGAGKTRSVVVPWIVAAARLGYSVVTIDVKGDLLDLVRTEVARQGASLGVRARSLDYTRPQRSLRWNWLETIDSDRAVDNAVQSIIGRHPPQHGDPYFFLLDSQIMRGLLELVMASSRKQTVTAQSLMSLLRDQAALDRALRKYPQSPAGARLQDLTLLSQDDYSKRVTGVLVRLDALARQTVQDVTTNSNFATADVLREQQIVSVVAPLADGQMAQTLSSLFVNDLLFRVYDRFTGFHGPRVLLVLDEAAQLADRIDYRNLLSVARSAGMAVVLALQDVAQFADPNDRSVALGNCGTYVSFSGVSQESAKFLSERLGQHVVPSTSVGQAPTGYGYQTTTSTTTVTVPVLGQRELMTIPVGRRPATVHVKPLLDSPFLVELE